Proteins co-encoded in one Desulfitobacterium hafniense DCB-2 genomic window:
- a CDS encoding GNAT family N-acetyltransferase, translating into MALKQLIHKNKFGGFMMRWEFREYIINTDKSLVSADRVKEFLSDSYWAGDRTKELIEKTIEHSFCYGVYYREEQVGFARVVTDYATIVWISDVYIDRNHRRKGLGKKLIACILETPEFKNVRIALVTRDAHGLYEQFGFEGVESVFMMRKPV; encoded by the coding sequence ATGGCATTAAAACAGCTTATCCATAAAAATAAGTTTGGAGGCTTTATGATGAGGTGGGAATTTAGGGAGTATATTATAAATACTGATAAGTCGTTGGTGTCAGCGGATCGGGTGAAGGAATTTTTGTCCGATAGTTACTGGGCTGGTGACAGAACAAAGGAGCTTATTGAAAAGACGATAGAGCATTCATTTTGTTACGGAGTATATTATAGAGAAGAGCAGGTTGGTTTTGCTCGTGTTGTGACCGACTATGCAACGATAGTATGGATAAGTGATGTTTATATCGATAGAAATCATAGGAGGAAAGGGCTTGGTAAAAAGCTGATAGCATGTATTCTGGAGACACCAGAGTTCAAAAATGTCAGGATCGCTTTAGTAACCCGAGATGCTCATGGGTTGTATGAACAGTTTGGCTTTGAGGGAGTCGAATCAGTATTCATGATGCGAAAGCCTGTTTAG